A genome region from Oenanthe melanoleuca isolate GR-GAL-2019-014 chromosome 2, OMel1.0, whole genome shotgun sequence includes the following:
- the C2H6orf62 gene encoding uncharacterized protein C6orf62 homolog: protein MGDPNSRKKQALNRLRAQLRKKKESLADQFDFKMYIAFVFKDKKKKSALFEVSEVIPVMTNNYEENILKGVRDSSYSLESSLELLQKDVVQLHAPRYQSMRRDVIGCTQEMDFILWPRNDIEKIVCLLFSRWKGSDEPFRPVQAKFEFHHGDYEKQFLHVLSRKDKTGIVVNNPNQSVFLFIDRQHLQTPKNKATIFKLCSICLYLPQEQLTHWTVGTIEDHLCPYMPE, encoded by the exons ATGGGGGACCCAAACTCCCGGAAGAAACAAGCTCTGAACAGACTTCGTGCTCagcttagaaagaaaaaagaatctttAGCTGACCAGTTTGACTTCAAGATGTACATTGCCTTTGTGTTCAAAGACAAG aagaaaaagtcAGCGCTTTTTGAAGTGTCTGAAGTGATACCAGTCATGACCAATAACTATGAAGAAAATATCCTGAAAGGTGTGCGGGATTCCAGCTATTCTTTGGAAAGTTCCTTAGAGCTTCTGCAGAAGGATGTAGTACAGCTCCATGCACCCCGCTACCAGTCCATGCGCAGG GATGTGATCGGCTGTACCCAGGAGATGGACTTCATTCTATGGCCTCGTAACGATATTGAGAAGATAGTCTGTCTCCTGTTCTCTCGGTGGAAGGGATCTGATGAACCCTTTAGGCCTGTTCAG GCCAAGTTTGAGTTTCATCATGGTGACTATGAAAAACAGTTTCTGCATGTTCTGAGCCGAAAGGACAAGACTGGAATTGTTGTCAACAACCCTAACCAGTCAGTGTTTCTCTTCATTGACAGACAGCACTTGCAG ACTCCAAAAAACAAAGCTACAATCTTCAAGTTATGCAGCATCTGCCTGTACctgccacaggagcagctcacTCACTGGACGGTTGGTACCATAGAGGATCACCTCTGTCCTTACATGCCAGAGTAA